From one Parambassis ranga chromosome 5, fParRan2.1, whole genome shotgun sequence genomic stretch:
- the ppm1j gene encoding protein phosphatase 1H → MMISKVKNAMSNLVGGMMPHGHHHHHHHHNHHSGGGQTCGSDSLPPRFPYGRPDFLDLTPELLQYSTEHASRPVLTLKRGSRLPWQTGYAEVINAGKSMLNEDQASCEKTFVKKPSGKHRNSTLQEDNGDGTGLPLHFWGVFDGHAGSGAAIMASKLLHLLIRDRLGEICHLLENPNSAPPICLAKNGSPYQADSKKGASQEAEDPDAVTDSSVRFHMEKVVSLESLVMGVIETAFKQMDDLIEKEKASYAISGGCCALAALHLMGKLYVANAGDSRAIIIRNNEVIPMTNEFTPESERQRLQYLGFLRPELLGNEFTHIEFPRRIQHSELGKKMLYRDHTMTGWAYKTIVEDDLKFPLIYGEGKKARVMATIGVTRGLGDHDLKVYNSNIYIKPFLSCVPEVKVYNQDEHKHGPDDVLVMGTDGLWDVTTDREVADAVSAYLSCCDPSDPMRYTLAAQDLLMRSRGVLKERGWRLPNDRLGSGDDITVFVIPLAGPETET, encoded by the exons ATGATGATCAGCAAAGTTAAAAACGCGATGTCCAATCTGGTGGGAGGGATGATGCCGCAcggacaccaccaccaccaccaccaccacaaccatcACTCAGGTGGCGGCCAGACCTGCGGATCGGACAGCCTGCCGCCTCGCTTCCCCTACGGCCGGCCGGATTTCTTGGACCTCACCCCGGAGCTCCTGCAGTACTCCACCGAGCACGCATCACGGCCGGTGCTCACGTTAAAGAGAGGCAGCAGGCTTCCCTGGCAGACGGGATACGCAGA ggtgatcaatgcagggaagaGCATGCTGAACGAGGACCAGGCCTCCTGCGAGAAAACGTTTGTGAAGAAGCCGAGCGGAAAGCACCGCAACTCCACTCTGCAGGAGGACAACGGG GATGGCACTGGACTCCCCCTCCATTTCTGGGGTGTGTTTGATGGACATGCAGGTTCTGGCGCCGCCATCATGGCCTCCAAGCTCCTTCACCTCCTGATCAGAGACCGACTTGGAGAAATTTGCCACCTCCTGGAGAACCCCAACAGTGCGCCCCCAATCTGCCTGGCTAAGAACGGCAGCCCATACCAGGCAGACTCAAAGAAGGGAGCCtcacaggaagcagaggaccCGGACGCCGTCACTGACTCCTCGGTGCGTTTTCACATGGAGAAAGTTGTTAGTCTGGAGAGCCTGGTGATGGGAGTCATCGAGACCGCCTTCAAACAGATG GACGACCTAATTGAAAAGGAGAAAGCTTCGTATGCCATCTCTGGTGGGTGTTGTGCCTTAGCTGCCCTTCATTTAATGGGGAAACTCTACGTAGCCAACGCTGGAGACAGCAG GGCCATAATCATACGAAATAATGAAGTCATCCCCATGACTAACGAATTCACACCTGAGTCAGAGAGGCAGCGGCTACAGTATCTG ggcTTCCTGAGGCCAGAGCTCCTGGGTAATGAGTTCACTCACATTGAGTTCCCTCGTAGGATCCAGCACAGTGAGCTGGGCAAGAAGATGCTCTACAGAGACCACACCATGACCGGCTG gGCTTATAAAACCATTGTTGAAGATGATCTGAAATTCCCTCTGATATATGGAGAAGGGAAAaag GCTCGTGTCATGGCAACAATCGGAGTGACCCGCGGGCTGGGTGATCATGACCTGAAGGTGTACAACTCCAACATTTACATCAAGCCCTTCCTCTCTTGTGTCCCTGAG GTGAAGGTTTATAACCAGGATGAACACAAACACGGCCCAGATGATGTGCTAGTCATGGGTACAGATGGACTGTGGGATGTAACGACGGACAGGGAAGTGGCAGATGCCGTGTCAGCCTACTTATCCTGCTGTGACCCCTCTGATCCAATGAG ATACACTCTGGCAGCGCAGGATCTGCTGATGCGGTCACGAGGAGTCCTGAAAGAGCGCGGTTGGCGGCTGCCCAACGATAGACTGGGCTCGGGCGATGACATCACTGTGTTTGTCATCCCACTGGCAGggccagagacagagacatga